In Piliocolobus tephrosceles isolate RC106 chromosome 5, ASM277652v3, whole genome shotgun sequence, a single genomic region encodes these proteins:
- the PRDM1 gene encoding PR domain zinc finger protein 1 isoform X4 has translation MRYVNPAHSPREQNLAACQNGMNIYFYTIKPIPANQELLVWYCRDFAERLHYPYPGELTMMNLTQTQSNLKQPSTEKNELCPKNVPKREHSVKEILKLDSNPSKGKDLYRSNISPLPSEKDVDDFRRHGSPEMPFYPRVVYPIRAPLPEDFLKASLAYGMERPTYITRSPIPSSTTPSPSARSSPDQSLKSSSPHSSPGNTVSPVGPGSQEHRDSYAYLNAPYSTEGLGSYPGYAPLPHLPPAFIPSYNAHYPKFLLPPYGMNCNGLSAVSSMNGINNFGLFPRLCPVYSNLLGGGSLPHPMLNPTSLPSSLPSDGARRLLQPEHPREVLVPAPHSAFSLTGAAASMKDKACSPTSGSPTAGTAATAEHVVQPKATSAAMAAPSSDEAMNLIKNKRNMTGYKTLPYPLKKQNGKIKYECNVCAKTFGQLSNLKVHLRVHSGERPFKCQTCNKGFTQLAHLQKHYLVHTGEKPHECQVCHKRFSSTSNLKTHLRLHSGEKPYQCKVCPAKFTQFVHLKLHKRLHTRERPHKCSRCHKNYIHLCSLKVHLKGNCAAAPAPGLPLEDLTRINEEIEKFDISDNADRLEDVEDDISVISVVEKEILAVVRKEKEESGLKASLQRNMGNGLLSSGCSLYESSDLPLMKLPPSNPLPLVPVKVKQETVEPMDP, from the exons ATGCGCTATGTGAATCCAGCACACTCTCCCCGGGAGCAAAACCTGGCTGCGTGTCAGAACGGGATGAACATCTACTTCTACACCATTAAGCCCATCCCTGCCAACCAGGAACTTCTTGTGTGGTATTGTCGGGACTTTGCAGAAAGGCTTCACTACCCTTATCCCGGAGAGCTGACAATGATGAATCTCA CACAAACACAGAGCAATCTAAAGCAGCCCAGCACTGAGAAAAATGAACTCTGCCCAAAGAATGTCCCAAAGAGAGAGCACAGCGTCAAAGAAATCCTAAAACTGGACTCCAACCCCTCCAAAGGAAAGGACCTCTACCGTTCGAACATTTCACCCCTCCCGTCAGAAAAGGACGTCGATGACTTTAGAAGACATGGGAGCCCCGAAATGCCCTTCTACCCTCGGGTCGTTTACCCTATCCGGGCCCCTCTGCCGGAAGACTTTTTGAAAGCTTCCCTGGCCTACGGGATGGAGAGACCCACGTACATCACTCGCTCCCCCATTCCGTCCTCCACCACTCCAAGCCCCTCTGCAAGAAGCAGCCCGGACCAAAGCCTCAAGAGCTCTAGCCCTCACAGCAGCCCCGGAAATACGGTGTCCCCTGTGGGCCCCGGCTCTCAAGAGCACCGGGACTCCTACGCTTACTTGAACGCGCCCTACAGCACGGAAGGTTTGGGCTCTTACCCTGGCTACGcacccctgccccacctcccGCCAGCTTTCATCCCCTCCTACAACGCTCACTACCCCAAGTTCCTCCTGCCCCCCTATGGCATGAATTGTAATGGCCTGAGCGCTGTGAGCAGCATGAATGGCATCAACAACTTCGGCCTCTTCCCGAGGCTGTGCCCTGTCTACAGCAATCTCCTCGGTGGGGGCAGCCTGCCCCACCCCATGCTCAACCCCACTTCTCTCCCAAGCTCGCTACCTTCAGATGGAGCCCGGAGGTTGCTCCAGCCGGAGCATCCCAGGGAGGTGCTTGTCCCGGCGCCCCACAGTGCCTTCTCCCTTACCGGGGCCGCCGCCAGCATGAAGGACAAGGCCTGTAGCCCCACAAGCGGGTCTCCCACGGCGGGAACAGCCGCCACGGCAGAACATGTGGTGCAGCCCAAAGCTACCTCAGCAGCTATGGCAGCCCCCAGCAGCGATGAAGCCATGaatctcattaaaaacaaaagaaacatgacCGGCTACAAGACCCTTCCCTACCCGCTGAAGAAGCAGAACGGCAAGATCAAGTACGAATGCAACGTTTGCGCCAAGACTTTCGGCCAGCTCTCCAATCTGAAG GTCCACCTGAGAGTGCACAGTGGAGAACGGCCTTTCAAATGTCAGACTTGCAACAAGGGCTTTACTCAGCTCGCCCACCTACAGAAACACTACCTGGTACACACGGGAGAAAAGCCACATGAATGCCAG GTCTGCCACAAACGATTTAGCAGCACCAGCAATCTCAAGACCCACCTGCGACTCCATTCTGGAGAGAAACCGTACCAATGCAAGGTGTGCCCTGCCAAGTTCACCCAGTTTGTGCACCTGAAACTGCACAAGCGTTTGCACACTCGGGAGCGGCCCCACAAGTGCTCCCGGTGCCACAAGAACTACATCCATCTCTGTAGCCTCAAGGTTCACCTGAAAGGGAACTGTGCTGCGGCCCCGGCGCCCGGGCTGCCCTTGGAAGATCTGACCCGAATCAATGAAGAAATCGAGAAGTTTGACATCAGCGACAATGCTGACCGGCTCGAGGACGTGGAGGATGACATTAGTGTGATCTCTGTAGTGGAGAAGGAAATTCTGGCCGtggtcagaaaagagaaagaagaaagtggcCTGAAAGCGTCTTTGCAAAGAAACATGGGGAATGGACTCCTCTCCTCAGGGTGCAGCCTTTATGAGTCATCAGATCTACCCCTCATGAAGTTGCCTCCCAGCAACCCACTACCTCTGGTACCTGTAAAGGTCAAACAAGAAACAGTCGAACCAATGGATCCTTAA
- the PRDM1 gene encoding PR domain zinc finger protein 1 isoform X2, whose amino-acid sequence MKMDMEDADMTLWTEAEFEEKCTYIVNDQPWDSGADGGTSVQAEASLPRNLLFKYATNSREVIGVMSKEYIPKGTRFGPLIGEIYTNDTVPKNANRKYFWRIYSRGELHHFIDGFNEEKSNWMRYVNPAHSPREQNLAACQNGMNIYFYTIKPIPANQELLVWYCRDFAERLHYPYPGELTMMNLTQTQSNLKQPSTEKNELCPKNVPKREHSVKEILKLDSNPSKGKDLYRSNISPLPSEKDVDDFRRHGSPEMPFYPRVVYPIRAPLPEDFLKASLAYGMERPTYITRSPIPSSTTPSPSARSSPDQSLKSSSPHSSPGNTVSPVGPGSQEHRDSYAYLNAPYSTEGLGSYPGYAPLPHLPPAFIPSYNAHYPKFLLPPYGMNCNGLSAVSSMNGINNFGLFPRLCPVYSNLLGGGSLPHPMLNPTSLPSSLPSDGARRLLQPEHPREVLVPAPHSAFSLTGAAASMKDKACSPTSGSPTAGTAATAEHVVQPKATSAAMAAPSSDEAMNLIKNKRNMTGYKTLPYPLKKQNGKIKYECNVCAKTFGQLSNLKVHLRVHSGERPFKCQTCNKGFTQLAHLQKHYLVHTGEKPHECQVCHKRFSSTSNLKTHLRLHSGEKPYQCKVCPAKFTQFVHLKLHKRLHTRERPHKCSRCHKNYIHLCSLKVHLKGNCAAAPAPGLPLEDLTRINEEIEKFDISDNADRLEDVEDDISVISVVEKEILAVVRKEKEESGLKASLQRNMGNGLLSSGCSLYESSDLPLMKLPPSNPLPLVPVKVKQETVEPMDP is encoded by the exons ATGAAAATGGACATGGAGGATGCGGATATGACTCTGTGGACAGAGGCTGAGTTTGAAGAGAAGTGTACATACATTGTGAACGACCAGCCCTGGGATTCTGGTGCTGATGGCGGGACTTCGGTTCAGGCGGAGGCATCCTTACCAAGGAATCTGCTTTTCAAGTATGCCACCAACAGCAGAGAG GTTATTGGAGTGATGAGTAAAGAATACATACCAAAGGGCACACGTTTTGGACCCCTAATAGGTGAAATCTACACCAATGACACAGTTCCCAAGAACGCCAACAGGAAATATTTTTGGAGG ATCTATTCCAGAGGGGAGCTTCACCACTTCATTGACGGCTTTAATGAAGAGAAAAGCAACTGGATGCGCTATGTGAATCCAGCACACTCTCCCCGGGAGCAAAACCTGGCTGCGTGTCAGAACGGGATGAACATCTACTTCTACACCATTAAGCCCATCCCTGCCAACCAGGAACTTCTTGTGTGGTATTGTCGGGACTTTGCAGAAAGGCTTCACTACCCTTATCCCGGAGAGCTGACAATGATGAATCTCA CACAAACACAGAGCAATCTAAAGCAGCCCAGCACTGAGAAAAATGAACTCTGCCCAAAGAATGTCCCAAAGAGAGAGCACAGCGTCAAAGAAATCCTAAAACTGGACTCCAACCCCTCCAAAGGAAAGGACCTCTACCGTTCGAACATTTCACCCCTCCCGTCAGAAAAGGACGTCGATGACTTTAGAAGACATGGGAGCCCCGAAATGCCCTTCTACCCTCGGGTCGTTTACCCTATCCGGGCCCCTCTGCCGGAAGACTTTTTGAAAGCTTCCCTGGCCTACGGGATGGAGAGACCCACGTACATCACTCGCTCCCCCATTCCGTCCTCCACCACTCCAAGCCCCTCTGCAAGAAGCAGCCCGGACCAAAGCCTCAAGAGCTCTAGCCCTCACAGCAGCCCCGGAAATACGGTGTCCCCTGTGGGCCCCGGCTCTCAAGAGCACCGGGACTCCTACGCTTACTTGAACGCGCCCTACAGCACGGAAGGTTTGGGCTCTTACCCTGGCTACGcacccctgccccacctcccGCCAGCTTTCATCCCCTCCTACAACGCTCACTACCCCAAGTTCCTCCTGCCCCCCTATGGCATGAATTGTAATGGCCTGAGCGCTGTGAGCAGCATGAATGGCATCAACAACTTCGGCCTCTTCCCGAGGCTGTGCCCTGTCTACAGCAATCTCCTCGGTGGGGGCAGCCTGCCCCACCCCATGCTCAACCCCACTTCTCTCCCAAGCTCGCTACCTTCAGATGGAGCCCGGAGGTTGCTCCAGCCGGAGCATCCCAGGGAGGTGCTTGTCCCGGCGCCCCACAGTGCCTTCTCCCTTACCGGGGCCGCCGCCAGCATGAAGGACAAGGCCTGTAGCCCCACAAGCGGGTCTCCCACGGCGGGAACAGCCGCCACGGCAGAACATGTGGTGCAGCCCAAAGCTACCTCAGCAGCTATGGCAGCCCCCAGCAGCGATGAAGCCATGaatctcattaaaaacaaaagaaacatgacCGGCTACAAGACCCTTCCCTACCCGCTGAAGAAGCAGAACGGCAAGATCAAGTACGAATGCAACGTTTGCGCCAAGACTTTCGGCCAGCTCTCCAATCTGAAG GTCCACCTGAGAGTGCACAGTGGAGAACGGCCTTTCAAATGTCAGACTTGCAACAAGGGCTTTACTCAGCTCGCCCACCTACAGAAACACTACCTGGTACACACGGGAGAAAAGCCACATGAATGCCAG GTCTGCCACAAACGATTTAGCAGCACCAGCAATCTCAAGACCCACCTGCGACTCCATTCTGGAGAGAAACCGTACCAATGCAAGGTGTGCCCTGCCAAGTTCACCCAGTTTGTGCACCTGAAACTGCACAAGCGTTTGCACACTCGGGAGCGGCCCCACAAGTGCTCCCGGTGCCACAAGAACTACATCCATCTCTGTAGCCTCAAGGTTCACCTGAAAGGGAACTGTGCTGCGGCCCCGGCGCCCGGGCTGCCCTTGGAAGATCTGACCCGAATCAATGAAGAAATCGAGAAGTTTGACATCAGCGACAATGCTGACCGGCTCGAGGACGTGGAGGATGACATTAGTGTGATCTCTGTAGTGGAGAAGGAAATTCTGGCCGtggtcagaaaagagaaagaagaaagtggcCTGAAAGCGTCTTTGCAAAGAAACATGGGGAATGGACTCCTCTCCTCAGGGTGCAGCCTTTATGAGTCATCAGATCTACCCCTCATGAAGTTGCCTCCCAGCAACCCACTACCTCTGGTACCTGTAAAGGTCAAACAAGAAACAGTCGAACCAATGGATCCTTAA
- the PRDM1 gene encoding PR domain zinc finger protein 1 isoform X3, translating into MEKIYSRGELHHFIDGFNEEKSNWMRYVNPAHSPREQNLAACQNGMNIYFYTIKPIPANQELLVWYCRDFAERLHYPYPGELTMMNLTQTQSNLKQPSTEKNELCPKNVPKREHSVKEILKLDSNPSKGKDLYRSNISPLPSEKDVDDFRRHGSPEMPFYPRVVYPIRAPLPEDFLKASLAYGMERPTYITRSPIPSSTTPSPSARSSPDQSLKSSSPHSSPGNTVSPVGPGSQEHRDSYAYLNAPYSTEGLGSYPGYAPLPHLPPAFIPSYNAHYPKFLLPPYGMNCNGLSAVSSMNGINNFGLFPRLCPVYSNLLGGGSLPHPMLNPTSLPSSLPSDGARRLLQPEHPREVLVPAPHSAFSLTGAAASMKDKACSPTSGSPTAGTAATAEHVVQPKATSAAMAAPSSDEAMNLIKNKRNMTGYKTLPYPLKKQNGKIKYECNVCAKTFGQLSNLKVHLRVHSGERPFKCQTCNKGFTQLAHLQKHYLVHTGEKPHECQVCHKRFSSTSNLKTHLRLHSGEKPYQCKVCPAKFTQFVHLKLHKRLHTRERPHKCSRCHKNYIHLCSLKVHLKGNCAAAPAPGLPLEDLTRINEEIEKFDISDNADRLEDVEDDISVISVVEKEILAVVRKEKEESGLKASLQRNMGNGLLSSGCSLYESSDLPLMKLPPSNPLPLVPVKVKQETVEPMDP; encoded by the exons ATGGAAAAG ATCTATTCCAGAGGGGAGCTTCACCACTTCATTGACGGCTTTAATGAAGAGAAAAGCAACTGGATGCGCTATGTGAATCCAGCACACTCTCCCCGGGAGCAAAACCTGGCTGCGTGTCAGAACGGGATGAACATCTACTTCTACACCATTAAGCCCATCCCTGCCAACCAGGAACTTCTTGTGTGGTATTGTCGGGACTTTGCAGAAAGGCTTCACTACCCTTATCCCGGAGAGCTGACAATGATGAATCTCA CACAAACACAGAGCAATCTAAAGCAGCCCAGCACTGAGAAAAATGAACTCTGCCCAAAGAATGTCCCAAAGAGAGAGCACAGCGTCAAAGAAATCCTAAAACTGGACTCCAACCCCTCCAAAGGAAAGGACCTCTACCGTTCGAACATTTCACCCCTCCCGTCAGAAAAGGACGTCGATGACTTTAGAAGACATGGGAGCCCCGAAATGCCCTTCTACCCTCGGGTCGTTTACCCTATCCGGGCCCCTCTGCCGGAAGACTTTTTGAAAGCTTCCCTGGCCTACGGGATGGAGAGACCCACGTACATCACTCGCTCCCCCATTCCGTCCTCCACCACTCCAAGCCCCTCTGCAAGAAGCAGCCCGGACCAAAGCCTCAAGAGCTCTAGCCCTCACAGCAGCCCCGGAAATACGGTGTCCCCTGTGGGCCCCGGCTCTCAAGAGCACCGGGACTCCTACGCTTACTTGAACGCGCCCTACAGCACGGAAGGTTTGGGCTCTTACCCTGGCTACGcacccctgccccacctcccGCCAGCTTTCATCCCCTCCTACAACGCTCACTACCCCAAGTTCCTCCTGCCCCCCTATGGCATGAATTGTAATGGCCTGAGCGCTGTGAGCAGCATGAATGGCATCAACAACTTCGGCCTCTTCCCGAGGCTGTGCCCTGTCTACAGCAATCTCCTCGGTGGGGGCAGCCTGCCCCACCCCATGCTCAACCCCACTTCTCTCCCAAGCTCGCTACCTTCAGATGGAGCCCGGAGGTTGCTCCAGCCGGAGCATCCCAGGGAGGTGCTTGTCCCGGCGCCCCACAGTGCCTTCTCCCTTACCGGGGCCGCCGCCAGCATGAAGGACAAGGCCTGTAGCCCCACAAGCGGGTCTCCCACGGCGGGAACAGCCGCCACGGCAGAACATGTGGTGCAGCCCAAAGCTACCTCAGCAGCTATGGCAGCCCCCAGCAGCGATGAAGCCATGaatctcattaaaaacaaaagaaacatgacCGGCTACAAGACCCTTCCCTACCCGCTGAAGAAGCAGAACGGCAAGATCAAGTACGAATGCAACGTTTGCGCCAAGACTTTCGGCCAGCTCTCCAATCTGAAG GTCCACCTGAGAGTGCACAGTGGAGAACGGCCTTTCAAATGTCAGACTTGCAACAAGGGCTTTACTCAGCTCGCCCACCTACAGAAACACTACCTGGTACACACGGGAGAAAAGCCACATGAATGCCAG GTCTGCCACAAACGATTTAGCAGCACCAGCAATCTCAAGACCCACCTGCGACTCCATTCTGGAGAGAAACCGTACCAATGCAAGGTGTGCCCTGCCAAGTTCACCCAGTTTGTGCACCTGAAACTGCACAAGCGTTTGCACACTCGGGAGCGGCCCCACAAGTGCTCCCGGTGCCACAAGAACTACATCCATCTCTGTAGCCTCAAGGTTCACCTGAAAGGGAACTGTGCTGCGGCCCCGGCGCCCGGGCTGCCCTTGGAAGATCTGACCCGAATCAATGAAGAAATCGAGAAGTTTGACATCAGCGACAATGCTGACCGGCTCGAGGACGTGGAGGATGACATTAGTGTGATCTCTGTAGTGGAGAAGGAAATTCTGGCCGtggtcagaaaagagaaagaagaaagtggcCTGAAAGCGTCTTTGCAAAGAAACATGGGGAATGGACTCCTCTCCTCAGGGTGCAGCCTTTATGAGTCATCAGATCTACCCCTCATGAAGTTGCCTCCCAGCAACCCACTACCTCTGGTACCTGTAAAGGTCAAACAAGAAACAGTCGAACCAATGGATCCTTAA
- the PRDM1 gene encoding PR domain zinc finger protein 1 isoform X1, which translates to MLDICLDKRVGTSLAAPKCSSSAVRFQGLAEGTKGTMKMDMEDADMTLWTEAEFEEKCTYIVNDQPWDSGADGGTSVQAEASLPRNLLFKYATNSREVIGVMSKEYIPKGTRFGPLIGEIYTNDTVPKNANRKYFWRIYSRGELHHFIDGFNEEKSNWMRYVNPAHSPREQNLAACQNGMNIYFYTIKPIPANQELLVWYCRDFAERLHYPYPGELTMMNLTQTQSNLKQPSTEKNELCPKNVPKREHSVKEILKLDSNPSKGKDLYRSNISPLPSEKDVDDFRRHGSPEMPFYPRVVYPIRAPLPEDFLKASLAYGMERPTYITRSPIPSSTTPSPSARSSPDQSLKSSSPHSSPGNTVSPVGPGSQEHRDSYAYLNAPYSTEGLGSYPGYAPLPHLPPAFIPSYNAHYPKFLLPPYGMNCNGLSAVSSMNGINNFGLFPRLCPVYSNLLGGGSLPHPMLNPTSLPSSLPSDGARRLLQPEHPREVLVPAPHSAFSLTGAAASMKDKACSPTSGSPTAGTAATAEHVVQPKATSAAMAAPSSDEAMNLIKNKRNMTGYKTLPYPLKKQNGKIKYECNVCAKTFGQLSNLKVHLRVHSGERPFKCQTCNKGFTQLAHLQKHYLVHTGEKPHECQVCHKRFSSTSNLKTHLRLHSGEKPYQCKVCPAKFTQFVHLKLHKRLHTRERPHKCSRCHKNYIHLCSLKVHLKGNCAAAPAPGLPLEDLTRINEEIEKFDISDNADRLEDVEDDISVISVVEKEILAVVRKEKEESGLKASLQRNMGNGLLSSGCSLYESSDLPLMKLPPSNPLPLVPVKVKQETVEPMDP; encoded by the exons ATGTTGGATATTTGCTTGGATAAACGTGTGGGTACGAGCTTG gCTGCCCCCAAGTGTAGCTCCAGCGCTGTGAGGTTTCAGGGATTGGCAGAGGGGACCAAGGGGACCATGAAAATGGACATGGAGGATGCGGATATGACTCTGTGGACAGAGGCTGAGTTTGAAGAGAAGTGTACATACATTGTGAACGACCAGCCCTGGGATTCTGGTGCTGATGGCGGGACTTCGGTTCAGGCGGAGGCATCCTTACCAAGGAATCTGCTTTTCAAGTATGCCACCAACAGCAGAGAG GTTATTGGAGTGATGAGTAAAGAATACATACCAAAGGGCACACGTTTTGGACCCCTAATAGGTGAAATCTACACCAATGACACAGTTCCCAAGAACGCCAACAGGAAATATTTTTGGAGG ATCTATTCCAGAGGGGAGCTTCACCACTTCATTGACGGCTTTAATGAAGAGAAAAGCAACTGGATGCGCTATGTGAATCCAGCACACTCTCCCCGGGAGCAAAACCTGGCTGCGTGTCAGAACGGGATGAACATCTACTTCTACACCATTAAGCCCATCCCTGCCAACCAGGAACTTCTTGTGTGGTATTGTCGGGACTTTGCAGAAAGGCTTCACTACCCTTATCCCGGAGAGCTGACAATGATGAATCTCA CACAAACACAGAGCAATCTAAAGCAGCCCAGCACTGAGAAAAATGAACTCTGCCCAAAGAATGTCCCAAAGAGAGAGCACAGCGTCAAAGAAATCCTAAAACTGGACTCCAACCCCTCCAAAGGAAAGGACCTCTACCGTTCGAACATTTCACCCCTCCCGTCAGAAAAGGACGTCGATGACTTTAGAAGACATGGGAGCCCCGAAATGCCCTTCTACCCTCGGGTCGTTTACCCTATCCGGGCCCCTCTGCCGGAAGACTTTTTGAAAGCTTCCCTGGCCTACGGGATGGAGAGACCCACGTACATCACTCGCTCCCCCATTCCGTCCTCCACCACTCCAAGCCCCTCTGCAAGAAGCAGCCCGGACCAAAGCCTCAAGAGCTCTAGCCCTCACAGCAGCCCCGGAAATACGGTGTCCCCTGTGGGCCCCGGCTCTCAAGAGCACCGGGACTCCTACGCTTACTTGAACGCGCCCTACAGCACGGAAGGTTTGGGCTCTTACCCTGGCTACGcacccctgccccacctcccGCCAGCTTTCATCCCCTCCTACAACGCTCACTACCCCAAGTTCCTCCTGCCCCCCTATGGCATGAATTGTAATGGCCTGAGCGCTGTGAGCAGCATGAATGGCATCAACAACTTCGGCCTCTTCCCGAGGCTGTGCCCTGTCTACAGCAATCTCCTCGGTGGGGGCAGCCTGCCCCACCCCATGCTCAACCCCACTTCTCTCCCAAGCTCGCTACCTTCAGATGGAGCCCGGAGGTTGCTCCAGCCGGAGCATCCCAGGGAGGTGCTTGTCCCGGCGCCCCACAGTGCCTTCTCCCTTACCGGGGCCGCCGCCAGCATGAAGGACAAGGCCTGTAGCCCCACAAGCGGGTCTCCCACGGCGGGAACAGCCGCCACGGCAGAACATGTGGTGCAGCCCAAAGCTACCTCAGCAGCTATGGCAGCCCCCAGCAGCGATGAAGCCATGaatctcattaaaaacaaaagaaacatgacCGGCTACAAGACCCTTCCCTACCCGCTGAAGAAGCAGAACGGCAAGATCAAGTACGAATGCAACGTTTGCGCCAAGACTTTCGGCCAGCTCTCCAATCTGAAG GTCCACCTGAGAGTGCACAGTGGAGAACGGCCTTTCAAATGTCAGACTTGCAACAAGGGCTTTACTCAGCTCGCCCACCTACAGAAACACTACCTGGTACACACGGGAGAAAAGCCACATGAATGCCAG GTCTGCCACAAACGATTTAGCAGCACCAGCAATCTCAAGACCCACCTGCGACTCCATTCTGGAGAGAAACCGTACCAATGCAAGGTGTGCCCTGCCAAGTTCACCCAGTTTGTGCACCTGAAACTGCACAAGCGTTTGCACACTCGGGAGCGGCCCCACAAGTGCTCCCGGTGCCACAAGAACTACATCCATCTCTGTAGCCTCAAGGTTCACCTGAAAGGGAACTGTGCTGCGGCCCCGGCGCCCGGGCTGCCCTTGGAAGATCTGACCCGAATCAATGAAGAAATCGAGAAGTTTGACATCAGCGACAATGCTGACCGGCTCGAGGACGTGGAGGATGACATTAGTGTGATCTCTGTAGTGGAGAAGGAAATTCTGGCCGtggtcagaaaagagaaagaagaaagtggcCTGAAAGCGTCTTTGCAAAGAAACATGGGGAATGGACTCCTCTCCTCAGGGTGCAGCCTTTATGAGTCATCAGATCTACCCCTCATGAAGTTGCCTCCCAGCAACCCACTACCTCTGGTACCTGTAAAGGTCAAACAAGAAACAGTCGAACCAATGGATCCTTAA